Proteins found in one Bacillus subtilis subsp. subtilis str. 168 genomic segment:
- the yqbS gene encoding conserved phage protein of unknown function; skin element (Evidence 4: Unknown function but conserved in other organisms) codes for MALSPEIEFEDIEDDSEVIETSQTYKIDFENGRITNEIITGLEAIKQFVYLSLHTERYAYSVYSHDIGNELQDVLADNETTDAYKKMEIPRLIEEALIYDDRISAVTDFEIEKQGESFRVSFTVETDEGTLEIEEVLGEDV; via the coding sequence ATGGCTTTGTCTCCGGAAATCGAGTTTGAGGATATAGAAGATGACAGCGAAGTCATAGAGACCTCGCAAACCTACAAAATAGATTTTGAAAATGGCCGTATCACAAATGAAATCATCACAGGCCTTGAAGCGATCAAGCAGTTTGTATATTTGTCTCTCCATACTGAGCGATACGCATATTCTGTTTACAGTCATGACATTGGAAATGAACTTCAAGACGTGCTGGCAGATAACGAAACAACAGACGCATATAAGAAAATGGAGATCCCTCGGCTGATAGAGGAAGCACTGATCTATGACGATCGGATTTCTGCTGTTACAGATTTTGAAATAGAAAAACAAGGCGAATCGTTCCGTGTCTCCTTTACAGTCGAGACTGACGAAGGAACATTGGAGATCGAGGAGGTGCTTGGCGAGGATGTTTGA
- the yqcA gene encoding putative phage tail baseplate protein; skin element (Evidence 3: Putative function from multiple computational evidences; PubMedId: 2238468, 8760915, 8969508; Product type s: structure) has protein sequence MSKLDEMTAYLPPFLTKLKEMAELLKAEAPEFEKQNNSIFDLTDQLFVTTATWGLERWEKILNVPRESGDTDEIRRLRLISKMSNIPPATYRAIEHALNRFLKNPSAQVRLLPGEYRFKVDIDIDDMQHMSELIETLENMKPAHLAYTLRAALNEPLQIKDTVILNNRRYRKASELKVGYSVTLNNNEVVLV, from the coding sequence TTGAGCAAACTCGATGAAATGACTGCTTACCTGCCGCCGTTCCTTACCAAGTTAAAGGAAATGGCTGAACTTCTTAAAGCGGAAGCTCCGGAATTTGAGAAGCAAAATAACAGCATCTTTGATCTGACAGATCAGCTGTTTGTTACTACGGCAACCTGGGGGCTTGAACGATGGGAAAAGATTTTGAACGTACCGCGGGAATCAGGTGACACCGATGAGATCCGCCGATTGCGCCTAATCTCTAAAATGTCCAATATACCGCCGGCAACATATAGGGCCATTGAACACGCGTTGAACCGGTTCCTGAAAAATCCGTCAGCTCAGGTTCGGCTGCTTCCCGGAGAGTACCGTTTTAAGGTTGATATTGATATAGATGATATGCAGCATATGAGCGAGCTCATAGAAACATTGGAGAATATGAAGCCAGCTCATTTGGCATATACCTTGCGAGCTGCTTTGAATGAGCCACTCCAAATAAAAGATACTGTCATTTTGAATAACAGAAGGTATCGAAAAGCAAGTGAGCTAAAGGTAGGTTATTCCGTCACGCTCAATAATAACGAGGTGGTCCTTGTATGA
- the cwlA gene encoding N-acetylmuramoyl-L-alanine amidase; skin element (Evidence 1a: Function from experimental evidences in the studied strain; PubMedId: 1683402, 2127796, 7907356; Product type e: enzyme), protein MAIKVVKNLVSKSKYGLKCPNPMKAEYITIHNTANDASAANEISYMKNNSSSTSFHFAVDDKQVIQGIPTNRNAWHTGDGTNGTGNRKSIGVEICYSKSGGVRYKAAEKLAIKFVAQLLKERGWGIDRVRKHQDWNGKYCPHRILSEGRWIQVKTAIEAELKKLGGKTNSSKASVAKKKTTNTSSKKTSYALPSGIFKVKSPMMRGEKVTQIQKALAALYFYPDKGAKNNGIDGVYGPKTADAIRRFQSMYGLTQDGIYGPKTKAKLEALLK, encoded by the coding sequence ATGGCCATTAAAGTTGTAAAGAATCTAGTCTCTAAATCAAAGTATGGATTGAAATGTCCTAATCCAATGAAAGCTGAATATATCACTATTCATAACACTGCGAATGATGCTTCAGCAGCCAATGAGATTTCTTACATGAAGAATAACTCTAGCTCAACAAGTTTTCACTTTGCAGTAGACGATAAACAAGTCATTCAAGGTATTCCAACGAATCGTAACGCTTGGCACACAGGAGATGGAACAAACGGTACAGGGAATCGCAAGTCTATTGGTGTCGAAATTTGTTATAGCAAGTCAGGAGGGGTACGATATAAGGCAGCGGAAAAGCTTGCTATTAAGTTTGTGGCTCAGCTACTTAAAGAACGTGGATGGGGTATTGATCGAGTCCGCAAACATCAAGACTGGAATGGTAAGTATTGCCCGCACCGCATTTTGTCAGAGGGAAGATGGATTCAAGTTAAGACTGCAATTGAAGCAGAATTGAAAAAGTTGGGCGGAAAAACAAACTCAAGCAAAGCAAGTGTAGCTAAAAAGAAAACAACAAACACAAGCAGCAAAAAAACGTCATATGCGCTACCATCCGGTATTTTTAAAGTGAAGAGCCCAATGATGAGAGGGGAAAAGGTAACACAAATTCAAAAAGCACTGGCTGCACTATACTTTTACCCGGATAAAGGAGCAAAAAACAACGGCATTGACGGCGTGTATGGTCCGAAAACAGCAGATGCAATTAGACGATTCCAGTCTATGTACGGGCTTACTCAAGACGGTATTTACGGACCAAAAACGAAAGCGAAACTTGAAGCTCTCTTGAAGTAA
- the yqxG gene encoding putative phage-related lytic exoenzyme; skin element (Evidence 3: Putative function from multiple computational evidences; PubMedId: 25176138; Product type e: enzyme) produces the protein MASYSFQFSTDATGKPGAAKPYREGNRDFVVPVASISGNSELLTNAVLKATEVYTQYGQDRLGQVLISKVKGHAYSDREGTLFIEESNDMNSWTTISSLVVKANTLGETEWIHLTKRYFRFRYANGNLQQSEFLLYQSLGAGEEDININHTVPITAVAPFSVQLDKSGLTNDGRLKVQTEGLNLSSLDTQSKTMDIVFHDKTETIGEGNPFTVGSFKTLLIEVYGTAETSELKFWGKSLSGTKRALRGQKVDDGTFATSTKGKSEAWSFSITGFKEIVMELTALTNGNFSVRGTAVS, from the coding sequence ATGGCATCATATAGTTTTCAATTTTCAACAGATGCAACTGGTAAGCCGGGGGCAGCCAAGCCATACAGAGAAGGAAACAGAGATTTTGTTGTGCCGGTAGCTTCAATCTCCGGTAATTCAGAGCTGCTGACGAACGCAGTTTTAAAAGCCACTGAAGTCTACACGCAATATGGACAAGATCGATTAGGTCAGGTTTTAATTTCAAAAGTAAAAGGTCACGCTTATTCTGATCGTGAAGGTACCTTATTCATTGAAGAAAGTAACGATATGAATTCATGGACCACAATCTCTTCATTGGTTGTTAAAGCAAATACGCTTGGCGAGACTGAGTGGATTCATTTAACTAAACGATATTTCCGTTTCAGATACGCAAATGGTAACCTGCAGCAATCTGAATTCTTACTTTACCAGTCATTGGGCGCAGGTGAAGAGGATATAAACATTAACCATACTGTTCCTATTACAGCAGTTGCTCCGTTCTCAGTCCAGTTAGATAAAAGCGGGTTAACTAATGATGGTCGTTTAAAAGTTCAAACTGAAGGCTTGAATCTTAGCTCATTAGACACTCAATCAAAAACAATGGATATTGTCTTTCACGATAAAACAGAAACCATAGGTGAGGGTAACCCATTCACCGTTGGATCATTCAAAACGTTGCTCATTGAGGTTTATGGGACGGCTGAGACAAGTGAATTGAAGTTCTGGGGTAAATCCTTATCGGGAACAAAAAGAGCCCTTAGAGGGCAGAAAGTGGATGACGGAACGTTTGCCACTAGCACAAAAGGAAAATCAGAAGCTTGGTCTTTTAGCATTACTGGCTTTAAAGAAATTGTTATGGAGCTTACAGCTTTAACAAATGGAAACTTTTCAGTTAGAGGGACGGCCGTCTCATAA
- the yqbT gene encoding putative phage baseplate assembly protein; skin element (Evidence 3: Putative function from multiple computational evidences; Product type s: structure) — protein MFEDQTYESIMDRMLNSISADIDKREGSVIYNALAPVAAELAKSYIWLDTVLELVFSDTAQGEFLDRRATEAGIERTAATKAVRAGEFTEGVTIPVGSRFYVDNLYFQYTADGTLECETAGEAGNANISGQNLLSLDTIPGLQKAIVKEILIPGREEEDDDSLRARYFTRVRREAVSANKAHYKQWAEEVDGVGKVKVFPLWNGDGTVKIVVTNANLEPASDILISKVKNYIDPEPGQGEGQAPIGAFVTVESAVWKEVEISAEVLPEVNSSIDQVKQEIESGVLNLFKKIAFEDNVIRLSQINNIVYNSPSVSDYADIKINGVAENLVLSAVEIPKLGQVNIIEQTR, from the coding sequence ATGTTTGAAGATCAAACCTATGAATCGATTATGGATCGAATGTTGAACAGCATTTCAGCGGACATTGATAAAAGGGAAGGCAGCGTGATTTATAACGCGTTAGCTCCTGTAGCCGCAGAATTGGCCAAGTCTTATATTTGGCTCGATACTGTTCTGGAACTTGTCTTCTCAGACACGGCCCAAGGGGAATTTTTAGATCGACGAGCTACTGAAGCAGGCATTGAGCGGACTGCTGCCACAAAAGCAGTCAGGGCAGGGGAGTTTACTGAAGGCGTGACCATTCCTGTAGGGTCTCGCTTTTATGTTGATAATCTTTATTTTCAATACACAGCTGACGGGACGTTGGAGTGTGAAACAGCGGGGGAAGCAGGGAACGCAAACATATCCGGTCAGAATCTATTGTCATTAGACACTATACCTGGGCTTCAAAAAGCGATTGTGAAAGAGATTCTGATTCCTGGACGTGAAGAAGAGGATGATGACAGTTTAAGAGCTAGATATTTTACCCGCGTGCGTCGAGAAGCTGTCAGTGCCAATAAAGCACACTATAAACAATGGGCTGAAGAAGTAGACGGAGTGGGGAAGGTAAAGGTCTTTCCGCTTTGGAACGGGGACGGTACAGTCAAAATTGTCGTGACCAATGCTAACTTGGAACCTGCTTCCGATATTTTAATATCAAAGGTGAAAAACTATATTGATCCTGAACCCGGACAAGGTGAGGGACAAGCGCCAATAGGTGCCTTTGTCACAGTGGAGAGTGCGGTATGGAAAGAGGTTGAGATTTCAGCCGAGGTACTTCCCGAGGTCAATAGCTCTATCGATCAGGTAAAGCAAGAAATTGAATCAGGTGTTTTAAATCTTTTTAAAAAGATTGCCTTTGAAGATAACGTCATCCGTTTATCGCAGATTAATAATATCGTCTACAATTCACCTTCAGTAAGTGATTACGCAGATATTAAAATCAACGGCGTGGCCGAAAATTTGGTTCTGAGTGCCGTCGAAATCCCTAAATTGGGGCAGGTGAACATCATTGAGCAAACTCGATGA
- the yqxI gene encoding hypothetical protein; skin element (Evidence 5: Unknown function), whose amino-acid sequence MFKKLLLATSALTFSLSLVLPLDGHAKAQEVTLQAQQEVTYQTPVKLSELPTNTTEQSGEFHTNGIKKWIAKEAMKATASALRHGGRIVGEVVDELGGSAGKTFAKHTDDVADALDELVKRGDVVEDAIIDTVSSYLIDAGVKSSTARTIASVFTFLAF is encoded by the coding sequence ATGTTTAAGAAATTACTTTTAGCAACATCTGCATTAACATTCTCTTTATCATTAGTTCTTCCGTTGGATGGACATGCCAAAGCTCAAGAGGTAACATTACAGGCACAGCAGGAAGTCACTTATCAAACTCCCGTTAAACTATCCGAATTACCAACTAATACAACTGAACAATCTGGTGAATTTCACACAAATGGTATTAAAAAATGGATTGCTAAAGAAGCAATGAAGGCAACAGCCAGTGCGCTTCGACATGGTGGGAGAATTGTTGGTGAGGTAGTCGATGAGTTAGGTGGATCAGCAGGAAAAACATTCGCAAAACATACTGATGATGTAGCAGATGCTTTGGACGAGTTAGTTAAACGAGGTGACGTTGTGGAGGACGCAATTATTGACACGGTTTCCTCATATCTAATTGATGCTGGTGTAAAATCTTCTACAGCTAGAACTATTGCAAGTGTATTTACTTTCTTAGCTTTTTAA
- the yqcD gene encoding conserved phage protein of unknown function; skin element (Evidence 4: Unknown function but conserved in other organisms) has product MNIGEAILFKYPTADPTKDFIVQNNGDGTPSYIAEWNIRAPIPTEAELKTWWEELQSTSAYEPPVQVDLLARELSQEKLARKQLEELNQTLGSELSKIKLQLLTLQGGQGS; this is encoded by the coding sequence ATGAATATAGGTGAAGCTATTCTTTTTAAATACCCAACAGCTGATCCCACAAAGGATTTTATTGTCCAGAATAATGGTGATGGAACTCCCTCATATATAGCAGAGTGGAATATTAGGGCACCTATACCCACGGAAGCAGAGTTAAAAACTTGGTGGGAAGAGCTTCAGAGTACATCTGCATATGAACCACCAGTTCAAGTGGATCTACTTGCAAGAGAGTTGTCACAGGAAAAACTGGCTCGTAAACAGCTTGAAGAATTAAACCAAACTTTGGGAAGCGAGCTTTCAAAAATAAAGTTGCAACTGCTTACTCTACAAGGAGGGCAAGGTTCATGA
- the yqbR gene encoding conserved phage protein of unknown function; skin element (Evidence 4: Unknown function but conserved in other organisms) has protein sequence MRLSEAIKHLAVRAVDSESPVDILPAEVVSVSPVEIRLNENDKLIIPADLIIVPKRLRAGEEALNTGERVMIVSLKGGQSFFILDKI, from the coding sequence ATGAGATTAAGTGAAGCAATCAAACATTTGGCTGTCCGTGCAGTTGATTCTGAGTCGCCAGTGGATATTCTACCGGCTGAAGTGGTTTCCGTTTCCCCTGTTGAAATAAGGCTTAATGAAAATGACAAATTAATAATACCTGCTGATTTGATTATTGTTCCAAAGCGGCTGCGGGCCGGTGAAGAAGCATTAAATACAGGTGAGCGTGTGATGATTGTCTCCTTAAAAGGCGGGCAATCATTTTTTATTCTCGACAAAATATAG
- the yqbQ gene encoding conserved phage protein of unknown function; skin element (Evidence 4: Unknown function but conserved in other organisms) has protein sequence MIELFVIKETEWLELVTESVSLEGQRYQAPRSITAKIITKQGTHSYYSVSEGDTVLFKWKGKELFRGIVFSRNPEEHWMTFTAYDMLQYLVKNKDVYVFSNQRADEIIKRLARDFQIPTTSIANTGYTIKSLVFKDDTSLYDMILKALKQTKSQTGRNYQLYSAKGKLGLRAWPDLSEVWVLETGVNITGYQYSTSINDTATKVKLRRQKDNKTYTATASDSSGISKYGVLQYVETVSDNINQAQLQERAKVKQAQKKGVKKELKSIQAIGIPDLQSGLPIYISIPEVGVKKTYWIDTDKHEFKGSTHTMTIDVVEKNSIPDGVSS, from the coding sequence ATGATAGAACTTTTCGTCATTAAAGAAACGGAATGGCTTGAGCTGGTAACTGAAAGTGTTTCCCTCGAAGGGCAACGGTATCAGGCGCCGCGATCGATTACGGCCAAGATCATTACGAAACAGGGAACCCATTCATATTACAGCGTATCTGAAGGGGATACAGTTTTATTTAAGTGGAAGGGCAAAGAACTGTTCCGGGGCATTGTGTTTTCTCGCAATCCGGAAGAACACTGGATGACTTTTACGGCTTATGATATGCTGCAATATTTGGTCAAGAACAAAGATGTTTATGTTTTCTCAAATCAACGTGCAGACGAGATTATAAAACGGTTGGCGCGAGATTTTCAGATTCCGACTACATCCATTGCAAATACAGGTTACACCATTAAATCATTAGTGTTTAAAGATGATACGAGCCTTTATGACATGATTCTAAAAGCCTTGAAACAAACGAAAAGCCAAACCGGAAGGAATTATCAATTATATTCTGCGAAGGGGAAGCTTGGCCTTCGCGCTTGGCCAGATCTGTCAGAAGTATGGGTGTTGGAGACGGGTGTGAACATCACCGGCTATCAATACAGCACTTCAATTAATGACACGGCCACAAAAGTAAAGCTCCGCCGGCAGAAAGACAATAAAACATACACAGCCACTGCAAGTGACAGCTCAGGGATCAGTAAATATGGTGTGCTTCAGTATGTCGAAACGGTTTCTGATAACATTAACCAGGCGCAGCTTCAGGAGCGTGCGAAAGTCAAACAGGCACAGAAAAAAGGTGTTAAAAAAGAACTCAAGAGTATTCAAGCGATTGGCATTCCGGATCTTCAGAGCGGGTTGCCCATCTATATCTCAATTCCGGAAGTCGGGGTTAAGAAAACATACTGGATCGATACAGACAAACACGAATTTAAAGGATCGACACACACGATGACCATTGATGTGGTTGAGAAAAATTCTATCCCTGATGGTGTTTCCTCATGA
- the yqcE gene encoding conserved phage protein of unknown function; skin element (Evidence 4: Unknown function but conserved in other organisms) yields the protein MNYWVLALHYNWASSEMVKQAIHLKDCSPEDLQEGIEKKLITAEQYKEITGEAI from the coding sequence ATGAATTATTGGGTGCTGGCTTTGCATTATAACTGGGCTTCTTCTGAAATGGTGAAACAGGCAATTCATCTCAAAGATTGTTCGCCCGAAGATTTACAGGAAGGAATAGAGAAAAAACTCATTACAGCTGAACAGTATAAAGAGATCACAGGAGAAGCCATTTAG
- the yqbP gene encoding putative phage murein-binding protein; skin element (Evidence 3: Putative function from multiple computational evidences; Product type s: structure), with product MTKSIYEFWISQGKDKLRLPVLPEQIDISNTIQNESVKVASFGEITFIDKPGAKEISFSSFFPKKHSPLAEYKGFPSPENAIAKIEKWVKSKKPVQFLITGTKINLTCSIEVFSYTEGQKDIGDRDYEIKLKEYKTASPRKIKQKKKTKKKRPSKSAPKTYTVKKGDTLWDLAGKFYGDSTKWRKIWKVNKKAMIKRSKRNIRQPGHWIFPGQKLKIPQ from the coding sequence TTGACTAAATCCATATATGAATTCTGGATTTCACAAGGGAAGGACAAGCTGCGGCTTCCGGTCCTTCCTGAACAAATTGATATATCCAACACAATTCAAAATGAATCAGTAAAAGTGGCTAGTTTTGGGGAGATCACTTTTATTGATAAACCGGGAGCGAAAGAAATTTCGTTCTCTTCTTTTTTTCCAAAGAAACACAGCCCGCTTGCTGAGTATAAGGGATTTCCTTCTCCTGAAAATGCTATTGCAAAGATCGAGAAATGGGTGAAATCTAAAAAGCCGGTTCAATTCTTAATTACTGGAACGAAAATTAATTTAACTTGCAGTATCGAGGTTTTTTCTTATACAGAGGGCCAAAAAGATATAGGTGATCGTGATTATGAAATAAAGCTGAAGGAATACAAAACTGCTTCGCCGCGGAAGATCAAGCAGAAGAAAAAGACGAAGAAGAAACGGCCATCTAAATCAGCTCCTAAAACATACACCGTTAAGAAAGGCGATACACTGTGGGACCTTGCCGGCAAATTTTATGGAGACAGTACAAAATGGCGCAAGATATGGAAAGTCAATAAAAAGGCTATGATCAAACGAAGCAAACGGAATATAAGACAGCCAGGACACTGGATCTTTCCTGGGCAAAAATTAAAAATACCGCAGTAA
- the yqcB gene encoding conserved phage protein of unknown function; skin element (Evidence 4: Unknown function but conserved in other organisms) produces the protein MITQLYRERTAADLKNRISKVLLNGNETEIVELTIQGAVVTVLTQREEDIKHIKSVQILDDQNNVITERTTDLDVSNNRTLDFRITFEVV, from the coding sequence ATGATTACACAGCTTTATAGAGAGCGTACAGCTGCAGATTTGAAAAATAGAATATCGAAAGTGCTGCTGAATGGAAATGAAACAGAAATTGTGGAACTCACCATTCAGGGTGCCGTTGTCACGGTGCTTACTCAACGAGAGGAAGACATCAAACATATTAAGAGTGTTCAGATACTTGATGATCAAAACAACGTGATTACGGAAAGAACAACAGATTTAGACGTTAGTAATAATAGAACGCTAGATTTTAGGATTACTTTTGAGGTGGTTTAA
- the yqcC gene encoding conserved phage protein of unknown function; skin element (Evidence 4: Unknown function but conserved in other organisms; PubMedId: 8760915, 8969508): protein MAYDAKTDWLPDDPINEDDVNRWEKGIQDAHKDLAVHKNDMNNPHNTTKAQIGLGNVDNVQQASKKEFEEHRNDLQRHITPVERENWNAKETIVGAQEKADKALSDAKYYVDTNYKNNNLTLITGDNAIQDARTGGEEYPLGLTLMDIGQGNTTGYPLGYGIVKNEKYNNYRFTQYFYGTGNESGTYYDSTGVWIRHWWSGSGWTPWQKISGFAHANIGTTGVQYLKKIDHTKIAFNRVIKDSHNAFDTKNNRFIAPNDGMYLIGASIYTLNYTSYINFHLKVYLNGKAYKTLHHVRGDFQEKDNGMNLGLNGNATVPMNKGDYVEIWCYCNYGGDETLKRAVDDKNGVFNFFDIQELGGRNYPRF, encoded by the coding sequence ATGGCTTATGATGCAAAAACAGATTGGCTCCCGGACGATCCGATTAATGAAGATGATGTGAACCGTTGGGAGAAAGGCATTCAAGATGCGCATAAAGATTTAGCTGTACATAAAAATGACATGAACAACCCTCACAATACAACAAAGGCGCAAATCGGGCTAGGGAACGTTGATAATGTACAGCAAGCTTCGAAAAAAGAATTTGAAGAGCATCGTAATGATTTACAACGGCACATTACACCAGTGGAACGGGAGAATTGGAATGCAAAAGAAACAATTGTCGGAGCTCAGGAAAAAGCGGATAAGGCTTTATCGGATGCAAAATATTACGTGGATACCAACTATAAAAATAACAATCTGACGTTAATTACTGGAGACAATGCTATTCAAGATGCAAGAACAGGAGGGGAAGAATATCCTTTAGGACTGACCTTAATGGACATTGGGCAGGGAAATACTACAGGCTACCCCTTGGGTTATGGCATTGTCAAAAATGAAAAATATAATAATTACCGTTTCACTCAATACTTTTACGGAACAGGGAATGAGTCTGGGACTTACTATGACAGTACAGGAGTTTGGATTAGACACTGGTGGAGTGGTTCAGGCTGGACTCCGTGGCAAAAGATATCAGGTTTTGCTCATGCGAATATTGGAACTACAGGTGTTCAGTATTTAAAAAAGATTGATCACACTAAAATTGCATTTAACAGGGTCATCAAGGATAGCCATAATGCTTTTGATACTAAAAACAATCGATTTATTGCTCCGAACGATGGAATGTACTTAATCGGGGCAAGTATATATACCTTAAATTATACATCTTATATAAACTTTCATTTGAAGGTTTACCTAAATGGAAAAGCATATAAAACACTGCACCATGTAAGAGGAGACTTTCAGGAAAAGGATAATGGGATGAATCTTGGTTTAAACGGCAATGCGACTGTACCCATGAATAAAGGAGATTACGTTGAAATCTGGTGCTACTGTAATTACGGAGGAGACGAAACACTGAAAAGGGCAGTAGATGATAAAAATGGTGTATTTAACTTTTTTGATATACAAGAACTTGGAGGCCGAAACTATCCAAGATTTTAG
- the yqxH gene encoding putative holin; skin element (Evidence 3: Putative function from multiple computational evidences; PubMedId: 25176138; Product type e: enzyme), producing MEETSLFINFETLDLARVYLFGGVKYLDLLLVLSIIDVLTGVIKAWKFKKLRSRSAWFGYVRKLLNFFAVILANVIDTVLNLNGVLTFGTVLFYIANEGLSITENLAQIGVKIPSSITDRLQTIENEKEQSKNNADKAAG from the coding sequence ATGGAGGAGACAAGTTTGTTTATCAATTTTGAAACATTAGATTTAGCAAGAGTATATTTATTTGGAGGGGTGAAGTACCTTGATTTACTTCTAGTACTTAGCATAATTGACGTTTTAACAGGAGTAATCAAGGCATGGAAATTCAAAAAACTGCGAAGTCGAAGCGCATGGTTTGGCTATGTCCGCAAGCTACTCAATTTCTTTGCGGTCATTTTAGCAAACGTGATTGATACAGTACTCAATTTGAACGGTGTCTTAACCTTTGGTACCGTTCTTTTTTATATCGCTAATGAAGGTTTGTCAATAACTGAAAACTTAGCACAGATTGGTGTTAAAATACCATCATCAATAACAGATCGATTACAAACAATTGAGAACGAAAAAGAACAGAGTAAGAATAACGCAGACAAAGCTGCTGGCTAA